CTCTTTTGCCACGGCCTACAGCTTCCGGCACAACGACCTAGGTGATTTGCGCCGCCGCTTACGTCAGCAGCCAGGCACCGGCGTGGTATTCGTGGCGGTTGAGGCCGTGTACTCGATGGGCGGCGATGCTGCTCCGCTAACTGGCCTAGCCGCAGCCTGCACCGAATTTGATGCGCAGCTGGTGGTTGATGAAGCCCACAGCGTAGGCGTACACGGCCCCAACGGCGAAGGGTTGGTAACCGAGTTGGGGCTGGATGACAAGGTACTGGCCCGAGTAGTCACCTTCGGCAAAGCGCTGGGCAGCCAAGGCGCCGCCGTAATTGGCCCGGCCGTGCTGCGCGACTACCTCCTGAACTTCAGCCGGCCTTTCATCTACACCACCTCACTGCCGCCGCTCACGCTGGCGGGCCTGGCTGCCGCCTACGAGCATTTGCCGCACCTGGGCGCCGAGCGTCAGCAGTTGTTCGCGCTATCGGCCTACCTGCGGCAACGCTTAGCCGCAGTGCCGGGCGTGCAGGTACCGGCCGAAAGCCAGGTGATTCACCCCATCCGGCTGCCCGATGCCACCCCGGCGCAGGTGCGCGCCCTGGCCCTGGCCGTGCAGCAGGCGGGCTTTGATGTGCGGGCTATTGTGCCGCCTACGGTGCCTGCCGGCCAACAATGCCTGCGCGCCATTGTTCATGCCTACAATACCACTGCCGAAATAGATGCCTTCGCCGACGCCCTCCGCGCCGCTCTCGCCGCTGCCTAGCACCCCTGTTGCTCCCCAACGCTTGTTTGTTACCGGCATCGGTACCGATGTAGGCAAAACCGTTGCCGCCGCCGTACTGGTGCAAGCCCTAGGTGCCGATTACTGGAAGCCCGTGCAAGCCGGTGCCCTCGAT
The sequence above is drawn from the Hymenobacter sp. YIM 151858-1 genome and encodes:
- a CDS encoding aminotransferase class I/II-fold pyridoxal phosphate-dependent enzyme; this encodes MASPLLSRLAQQLQQREAEGTRRRLTLPAQGLVDFASNDYLGLARSPQLAAAVRQAATHATNIGSTGARLLTGNSADAEALEARIAAFHGTEAALLFNSGYTANLGFFSAVPRRGDVILYDEASHASVKEGIRSSFATAYSFRHNDLGDLRRRLRQQPGTGVVFVAVEAVYSMGGDAAPLTGLAAACTEFDAQLVVDEAHSVGVHGPNGEGLVTELGLDDKVLARVVTFGKALGSQGAAVIGPAVLRDYLLNFSRPFIYTTSLPPLTLAGLAAAYEHLPHLGAERQQLFALSAYLRQRLAAVPGVQVPAESQVIHPIRLPDATPAQVRALALAVQQAGFDVRAIVPPTVPAGQQCLRAIVHAYNTTAEIDAFADALRAALAAA